In Amycolatopsis jiangsuensis, the following proteins share a genomic window:
- a CDS encoding phytoene desaturase family protein, giving the protein MPPSRTLDAAVVGSGPNGLAAAVLLARSGLSVAVYEAAAEPGGGARSARLFDTDVVHDVCSAVHPMAAASPFFRQFDLPAHGVQLCRPEVAYGHPIDERRAAIAYADLERTCAGLGVDGARWRRFMEPLIARTDEVTETLLGDFRHSPRPRIAALLASRVLGTGAFRGTEARALLSGVAAHALGRLPSLVGNGIAVLLGHLAHTNGWPIPRGGTEKITDALVADLRAHGGCVHTDARVTDLSELAHARVVLLDLAPRGFLDVAASSLPDGYRRALRRVQYGPAAAKVDFLVTEPIPWRNTELAQAGTVHLGGPREAVYAAERAVAAGKRAKEPYVLLAQPMVADPSRGLPNKQPIWAYAHVPHGDSLDATAVIRRRIEQYAPGFGDTVLASRAVSATELETYNANYVGGDIAAAAVTMWQALARPVLRWDAHRTPLRGVYLCSAATAPGPGVHGMSGLYAAKAVLRREFGLDLPDDYRFGRTSPVS; this is encoded by the coding sequence ATGCCGCCGTCGCGCACGCTGGACGCGGCCGTGGTCGGTTCGGGGCCGAACGGCCTCGCTGCCGCGGTGTTGCTCGCCCGCTCCGGGCTGTCGGTGGCGGTGTACGAAGCTGCTGCGGAGCCAGGCGGCGGTGCGCGGTCCGCGCGGCTCTTCGACACCGACGTGGTGCACGACGTCTGTTCGGCGGTCCATCCGATGGCGGCAGCGTCGCCGTTCTTCCGACAGTTTGATCTACCCGCGCACGGTGTGCAGCTGTGCCGGCCGGAGGTGGCGTACGGGCACCCGATCGACGAGCGCCGCGCGGCGATCGCGTACGCGGATCTCGAACGCACCTGCGCCGGCCTGGGTGTCGACGGCGCGCGTTGGAGACGCTTCATGGAGCCGCTCATCGCGCGCACCGACGAAGTCACCGAAACCCTGCTCGGCGACTTCAGGCATTCGCCTCGACCACGGATTGCCGCACTGCTGGCTTCGCGCGTTCTCGGGACTGGAGCTTTCCGCGGTACTGAGGCGCGCGCGTTGCTGTCCGGCGTCGCCGCGCACGCCTTGGGCCGTTTGCCGTCGCTCGTGGGTAACGGCATTGCCGTGCTGCTTGGGCATCTCGCGCATACCAACGGCTGGCCGATCCCGCGTGGCGGTACGGAGAAAATCACTGACGCGTTGGTGGCGGACCTCCGTGCACATGGTGGCTGCGTACACACCGACGCCCGCGTCACTGACCTCAGTGAGCTCGCGCATGCGCGCGTTGTGCTGCTCGACCTAGCGCCGCGCGGTTTCCTCGACGTCGCGGCGTCTTCGCTGCCGGACGGCTACCGCAGGGCATTGCGACGAGTCCAGTACGGTCCGGCTGCCGCGAAGGTTGATTTCCTGGTGACAGAGCCGATTCCGTGGCGGAATACGGAGCTGGCGCAGGCGGGAACTGTGCACCTCGGAGGACCCCGAGAAGCCGTGTACGCGGCGGAGCGCGCCGTCGCGGCCGGGAAGCGCGCGAAGGAGCCGTACGTCCTCCTCGCGCAGCCGATGGTTGCCGACCCGTCGCGCGGGCTTCCGAACAAGCAACCAATCTGGGCGTACGCCCATGTACCGCACGGTGATTCGCTCGACGCCACCGCGGTGATCCGGCGCCGCATCGAGCAGTACGCCCCCGGCTTCGGTGACACTGTCCTCGCGTCGCGGGCAGTTTCGGCAACCGAGCTCGAGACTTACAACGCGAACTACGTAGGTGGCGACATCGCGGCCGCTGCCGTCACGATGTGGCAAGCGCTGGCCCGTCCGGTGCTTCGCTGGGACGCGCACCGCACTCCGTTGCGCGGTGTCTACCTCTGTTCCGCAGCCACCGCGCCCGGTCCCGGTGTGCACGGCATGTCCGGGCTCTACGCCGCGAAAGCCGTGTTGCGCCGGGAGTTCGGCCTCGACCTGCCGGACGACTACCGGTTCGGGCGCACCAGCCCGGTCTCGTAG
- a CDS encoding sensor histidine kinase translates to MLVVGERISRELRARPVLADTLLAVAVALFLLAGAAVHRGELGDRPGPFGLVLAAAGALPVLVRRRGPISALLAATVLVGAFALCGFRATLGRPDLLIAAYTVWSRYPVRRAWPPSLFAIVGFEVTMLVGDGANPLGDTVIAALQASATVLIGHSVYVRANRLRETAERAERAEREVELEAQQAVAEERLRIARELHDVVSHHLSVISVQANLARYVFESAPGTARDALDTITGTTTEALDELRRLLRVLRPPDQEPDQYRPQPGLKDLPALIGRLSDAGLTVQLRVTGTPRPLPPGQQLCAFRVAQEALTNVLKHAPRADAELGLDYLGEALRLRVVDTGDESAPAGNAAGHGLVGMRERARMYGGEIEIGPREPAGFGIELTLPYPAFGRTAGEPT, encoded by the coding sequence GTGCTGGTGGTCGGGGAGCGGATCTCGCGTGAGCTGCGAGCGCGGCCGGTCCTGGCGGACACACTGCTGGCCGTCGCGGTCGCACTGTTCCTGCTCGCCGGCGCCGCGGTGCACCGAGGTGAACTGGGTGACCGGCCAGGGCCGTTCGGCTTGGTGCTCGCGGCGGCCGGGGCGCTGCCGGTGCTCGTCCGCCGCCGTGGTCCGATCAGCGCACTGCTGGCCGCCACTGTCCTCGTCGGAGCGTTCGCGCTGTGCGGGTTCCGCGCGACGCTGGGCCGTCCGGACCTGCTCATCGCCGCGTACACGGTGTGGTCACGGTATCCGGTGCGGCGCGCTTGGCCGCCTTCGCTGTTCGCCATCGTCGGCTTCGAGGTGACCATGCTCGTCGGCGACGGCGCCAATCCGTTGGGCGACACAGTCATCGCCGCGCTGCAAGCATCGGCGACCGTCCTGATCGGACATTCGGTGTACGTGCGCGCGAACCGCCTGCGCGAGACTGCCGAGCGCGCCGAACGCGCGGAGCGCGAAGTCGAACTCGAGGCACAGCAGGCTGTGGCCGAAGAACGCCTTCGCATCGCGCGCGAACTGCACGACGTGGTTTCGCACCACCTGTCGGTGATTTCCGTGCAGGCCAATCTCGCGCGATACGTCTTCGAGTCCGCGCCCGGTACTGCGCGCGACGCGCTCGACACCATCACCGGCACGACCACCGAAGCACTCGACGAACTGCGTCGGCTGCTACGCGTGCTCCGCCCGCCAGATCAGGAGCCGGACCAGTATCGGCCACAACCCGGGTTGAAAGATCTTCCGGCACTGATCGGACGGCTGAGCGACGCGGGCCTCACCGTGCAGCTGCGCGTCACGGGTACGCCCCGGCCGCTTCCGCCGGGGCAACAGCTGTGCGCCTTCCGGGTAGCGCAGGAGGCGCTCACGAACGTGCTGAAGCACGCCCCTCGAGCCGACGCCGAGCTGGGCCTCGACTACCTGGGGGAAGCACTGCGGCTGCGCGTGGTCGACACTGGCGACGAGTCCGCGCCGGCCGGCAACGCCGCCGGACACGGCCTGGTCGGCATGCGTGAACGAGCCCGTATGTACGGTGGCGAGATCGAGATCGGACCGCGCGAGCCTGCCGGCTTCGGGATCGAGCTGACCTTGCCGTACCCGGCCTTCGGGCGGACCGCCGGAGAACCGACGTGA
- a CDS encoding response regulator gives MTTVLVVDDQDLIRAGLVALLGAAPGIDVVGEAGDGDEAVAEAARLSPEVILMDIRLPGLDGVSATGWILAGPGAGKPRVLILTVFDLDEYVYRALRAGASGFLLKDSPPDTLIAGVQAVARGDMLFGPTVTRRLIEAYTRTPPGEPAPGLTGLTDRELEVLRLVGTGMPNADIAGRLGVSEATVKTHLNRLMTKLGISSRAQAVVVAYETGLVRPNR, from the coding sequence GTGACCACTGTGCTCGTGGTGGACGATCAGGACCTGATCCGGGCCGGTCTCGTCGCGCTGCTCGGCGCCGCGCCCGGGATCGACGTCGTCGGTGAAGCGGGGGACGGCGACGAGGCGGTCGCCGAGGCCGCGCGGCTGAGTCCCGAGGTCATCCTGATGGACATCCGGCTGCCCGGGCTCGACGGTGTGTCGGCGACCGGCTGGATCCTCGCCGGGCCGGGTGCCGGCAAGCCGCGAGTCCTGATCCTCACCGTCTTCGACCTCGACGAGTACGTGTACCGCGCGCTGCGGGCCGGTGCCTCCGGCTTCCTGCTCAAGGACAGCCCACCGGACACGCTGATCGCCGGTGTTCAGGCCGTGGCCCGCGGCGACATGCTGTTCGGCCCGACGGTGACCCGCAGGCTGATCGAGGCGTACACGCGGACCCCACCGGGTGAACCCGCACCCGGGCTGACCGGGCTGACCGACCGGGAACTGGAGGTACTGCGCCTGGTCGGTACCGGCATGCCGAACGCGGACATCGCCGGGCGGCTCGGAGTGAGCGAGGCGACCGTGAAAACACATCTCAACCGGCTGATGACGAAGCTCGGCATCTCCAGCAGGGCGCAAGCCGTGGTGGTCGCCTACGAGACCGGGCTGGTGCGCCCGAACCGGTAG
- a CDS encoding glycoside hydrolase family 2 TIM barrel-domain containing protein — MSQISPEPAAHRGPVSRRTFLAGGAALLSTLAVPATLSALACPAAAAPKSPPGNGFPEWNNNIGTFDVGSEPPHATLLPYGDLGQALAGDRTRSPYRQSLDGDWKFQYADRPDARDPDFHREDVDDSSWGSIPVPADWQLHGHDFPIYVNITYPWWGANGKNENAQPPYAPTKYNPVGQYRRTFTVPAGWSGRRTFLHFEGVKAACYVWVNGILLGYREDSRTPTEFDVTDHLRPGTNQLAVEVYRFPDGDWLEDQDMIRLSGIYRSVYLYSTPVVHLRDFRLDPQLRDGYANAGLAVTANVRNYGGPDNGTYTVETQLYDGNRRPVWPQPLRQRAELSSVPAGQDVPVQATKDVRSPKLWSAEQPNLYTAVLVLRDPSGKTVETLSARVGFREFALKDGLMRINGQPVSLRGTNRHEAHPVRGGALTRADLVEDIRLIKQLNINAVRTSHYPNDPIWYELADEYGLYLVDEANLETHGVRDQYPASDPSWTPAVLARAKAMVHRDKNHPSVVIWSLGNEAGAGSNFAAMYDWIHGYDTTRVIQYEGDDRPGVSDVRSQMYPTPEAIKERALDQSDTRPYIMIEYAHSMGNSTGNFKEFWDVIRAHPVLQGGFIWDFVDQGLYWPTPERKLLTEAGPETLTAELAPASTFDREHGLAGAAVVPPARSLDLTGSLTLEAWVTPAAIGGHQPIVAKGDHQYSLKQTEDTLEFFVYAGDWIAVSAPLPANWVGAEHHVAGVLDHGAKRLTLYADGKALAHKDTDQVPDSGTVQFALGTDFENSERVFSGHIRIARVYARALSAAELETGNRAADDPAVRFWFDAATAKYTEKQPAERTYLSYGGDWGDNPNDGNFCANGVITADRRISGKAVEVKQVYQAINVSAGDHLPAGQVRIENENLFTNVSSYDCSWELTNDGAVVQRGRLAQLDVPPQSSRVITVPLRRPAKPSGEYFLRLSFTLKTSTAWAERGFEVAKQQLPVDFGSSAVPVTPLDQVPAVTAIESEKDIQLTGDDFTVTIAKDTGLITAYVAHGVELVKSGPVPNFWRAPTDNDIGNGQPSRNATWRYAGADRKVTDVSVTRGRAVVVSVKGTLPTTVPSAYTTTYTVFGNAEIKVDHTVHPGSPDLPYLPEIGTILFVPAELSTVDYYGRGPEENHWDRNTGSDVGRYSSTVAEQWTGYIRPQENGNRTDVRWVSLTNRRGIGLLATGEPLLEFTAAHFTPEDLSIGALHDYQLTPREDVVLRLNHRQMGVGGDDSWGAQTHDAYKLFADRDYRYSYRLRPLTSRDQAPDSYRRPTATP, encoded by the coding sequence ATGTCGCAAATCTCTCCCGAACCGGCCGCGCATCGGGGCCCGGTCAGCCGTCGCACCTTCCTCGCCGGTGGGGCCGCGCTGCTCAGCACCCTCGCCGTACCGGCCACGCTCTCCGCGCTGGCCTGCCCGGCCGCGGCCGCGCCGAAAAGCCCACCGGGCAACGGTTTTCCCGAGTGGAACAACAACATCGGGACCTTCGACGTCGGCAGCGAGCCGCCGCACGCCACGCTGCTGCCCTACGGCGACCTCGGCCAGGCGCTGGCCGGCGATCGCACCCGGTCTCCGTACCGGCAGAGTCTCGACGGGGACTGGAAGTTCCAGTACGCCGACCGCCCGGACGCCCGTGATCCGGACTTCCACCGCGAGGACGTCGACGACAGTTCCTGGGGCAGCATCCCGGTGCCGGCCGACTGGCAGCTGCACGGGCACGATTTCCCGATCTACGTCAACATCACCTACCCCTGGTGGGGGGCCAACGGCAAGAACGAGAACGCCCAGCCGCCGTATGCGCCGACCAAGTACAATCCGGTCGGGCAGTACCGGCGCACCTTCACCGTTCCGGCAGGCTGGTCGGGCCGCCGTACGTTCCTGCACTTCGAGGGCGTGAAAGCGGCGTGCTACGTATGGGTCAACGGCATCCTGCTCGGCTACCGCGAGGACTCCCGCACGCCCACTGAATTCGACGTCACCGACCACCTGCGGCCGGGCACCAACCAGCTCGCGGTGGAGGTCTACCGCTTCCCGGACGGCGACTGGCTGGAAGACCAGGACATGATCCGGCTGTCCGGCATCTACCGGTCGGTCTACCTGTACTCGACACCGGTCGTGCACCTGCGGGACTTCCGGCTCGATCCGCAGCTGCGGGACGGGTACGCGAACGCCGGGCTCGCCGTCACCGCGAACGTCCGCAACTACGGTGGTCCGGACAACGGCACCTACACCGTGGAAACCCAGCTCTACGACGGGAATCGACGGCCGGTATGGCCGCAGCCGCTGCGTCAGCGGGCTGAGCTCTCCTCGGTGCCGGCCGGTCAGGACGTGCCGGTGCAGGCGACGAAGGACGTGCGCTCGCCGAAGCTCTGGTCCGCGGAGCAGCCGAACCTCTACACCGCGGTCCTCGTGCTGCGCGACCCGTCCGGCAAAACCGTCGAAACGCTGTCCGCGCGCGTCGGGTTCCGTGAATTCGCGCTCAAAGACGGCTTGATGCGCATCAACGGCCAGCCGGTTTCCTTGCGTGGCACCAATCGACACGAGGCCCATCCGGTCCGCGGTGGTGCGCTCACCCGCGCGGACCTCGTCGAGGACATCCGCCTGATCAAACAGCTCAACATCAACGCCGTGCGGACCTCGCACTATCCCAACGATCCGATCTGGTACGAACTGGCCGACGAGTACGGGCTCTACCTCGTGGACGAGGCGAACCTGGAGACGCACGGCGTCCGGGACCAGTACCCCGCGTCCGATCCGTCCTGGACACCCGCGGTGCTCGCGCGGGCGAAGGCGATGGTGCACCGCGACAAGAACCATCCGAGTGTGGTGATCTGGTCGCTGGGCAACGAAGCCGGTGCGGGCAGCAACTTCGCCGCGATGTACGACTGGATCCACGGCTACGACACGACCCGCGTGATCCAGTACGAGGGCGACGACCGGCCCGGGGTCAGCGACGTGCGATCGCAGATGTACCCGACCCCGGAAGCGATCAAGGAACGGGCTCTCGACCAGTCCGACACCCGGCCGTACATCATGATCGAGTACGCGCATTCGATGGGGAACTCCACCGGGAACTTCAAGGAGTTCTGGGACGTCATCCGCGCGCATCCGGTGCTGCAGGGCGGATTCATCTGGGACTTCGTGGACCAGGGGCTGTACTGGCCCACGCCGGAGCGCAAGCTGCTGACCGAGGCCGGACCCGAGACACTGACCGCGGAACTCGCCCCCGCCTCGACGTTCGACCGCGAGCACGGGTTGGCCGGCGCGGCGGTCGTCCCGCCCGCGCGGAGTCTCGACCTGACCGGTTCGCTGACCCTGGAAGCCTGGGTCACGCCCGCCGCGATCGGCGGTCACCAGCCGATTGTGGCGAAGGGAGACCACCAGTACTCGCTGAAGCAGACCGAGGACACTCTCGAGTTCTTCGTGTATGCCGGCGACTGGATTGCCGTCAGCGCGCCGTTGCCGGCGAACTGGGTCGGGGCCGAACACCACGTGGCCGGCGTGCTCGACCACGGTGCGAAGAGGTTGACGCTGTACGCCGACGGTAAGGCGTTGGCGCACAAGGACACCGACCAAGTGCCGGACAGTGGCACCGTCCAGTTCGCACTCGGCACGGATTTCGAGAATTCCGAGCGAGTGTTCAGTGGGCACATCCGGATCGCGCGCGTGTACGCGCGAGCGCTGAGCGCCGCGGAGCTCGAGACGGGCAACCGTGCGGCGGACGACCCGGCCGTACGGTTCTGGTTCGACGCTGCGACTGCGAAGTACACGGAGAAGCAGCCCGCTGAGCGGACCTATCTTTCCTACGGCGGTGACTGGGGCGACAATCCCAACGACGGAAACTTCTGCGCGAACGGCGTCATCACCGCGGACCGGCGGATCAGTGGTAAAGCCGTTGAAGTCAAACAGGTGTACCAGGCGATCAACGTCTCCGCGGGGGATCACCTGCCGGCCGGGCAGGTACGTATCGAGAACGAGAACCTGTTCACCAACGTCAGTTCTTACGACTGTTCCTGGGAACTCACGAACGATGGCGCGGTCGTGCAGCGCGGACGGCTCGCGCAGCTGGATGTGCCGCCCCAGTCGAGCCGGGTGATCACCGTGCCACTGCGCCGGCCCGCGAAGCCCTCGGGTGAGTACTTTCTCCGGCTGTCCTTCACCCTCAAGACTTCTACCGCGTGGGCCGAACGTGGTTTCGAGGTGGCGAAGCAGCAGTTGCCGGTGGACTTCGGCAGTTCTGCCGTCCCGGTCACGCCACTCGACCAGGTCCCCGCGGTCACTGCGATAGAGTCCGAAAAGGACATTCAGCTCACCGGCGATGATTTCACGGTCACCATAGCGAAGGACACCGGGCTCATCACGGCTTACGTGGCGCACGGGGTCGAGCTCGTCAAGTCCGGGCCAGTGCCGAACTTCTGGCGCGCGCCGACCGACAACGACATCGGCAACGGCCAGCCGAGCCGCAACGCCACCTGGCGGTACGCGGGCGCCGACCGGAAGGTCACCGACGTCTCGGTGACCCGGGGCCGAGCCGTGGTCGTGTCGGTCAAAGGAACGCTGCCGACCACGGTGCCTTCGGCGTACACCACCACGTACACGGTGTTCGGCAACGCGGAGATCAAGGTCGACCATACGGTGCATCCGGGGTCGCCGGATCTGCCGTACCTGCCCGAAATCGGCACAATCTTGTTCGTTCCCGCGGAATTGAGCACTGTCGACTACTACGGCCGTGGACCGGAGGAAAACCACTGGGACCGCAACACCGGCTCGGATGTCGGACGGTACTCGTCGACGGTGGCCGAACAGTGGACCGGGTACATCCGTCCGCAGGAGAACGGCAACAGGACCGACGTGCGCTGGGTGTCGCTGACCAACCGTCGTGGCATCGGGTTGCTGGCCACCGGCGAGCCGCTGCTGGAGTTCACCGCTGCGCACTTCACGCCGGAGGACCTTTCGATCGGGGCGCTGCACGACTACCAGCTCACCCCGCGCGAGGACGTGGTGCTGCGGCTCAACCACCGGCAGATGGGCGTCGGCGGCGACGACAGCTGGGGCGCGCAGACTCACGACGCGTACAAGCTCTTCGCCGATCGGGATTACCGGTACAGCTACCGGTTGCGCCCGCTCACGAGCAGGGACCAGGCGCCGGATTCGTACCGGCGACCCACTGCGACACCGTGA
- a CDS encoding DUF2786 domain-containing protein, with translation MPDYDSQLERVRKLLAKAEDPGVTAEEAELYNTKAAELIARHGIDNAVLAAAGRGSDDITVLKLPIENPYSRDKASLLTSVAYPLRCRTLLHRVGQGVESVTVFGFRSDLARVELLFTSLLLQASTQLNRVRPEQGVFRESLAAYRRTWLHGFARAVHDRLQQAEAKAVRTHRPTAPGQPSAELVVRDRTAVVQQAFDREYGDLRTATPRRLSGSGYREGHRAGTKATLDPSALSRHRSALPVR, from the coding sequence ATGCCCGACTACGACTCGCAGCTGGAGCGCGTGCGCAAGCTGCTGGCGAAGGCAGAGGACCCGGGAGTCACCGCGGAAGAAGCGGAGCTGTACAACACGAAGGCCGCGGAGCTGATCGCCCGCCACGGCATCGACAACGCGGTGCTGGCCGCCGCCGGGCGCGGCAGCGACGACATCACCGTGCTGAAGCTGCCGATCGAGAACCCGTACAGCCGCGACAAGGCGAGTCTGCTCACCAGCGTCGCCTACCCGCTGCGCTGCCGGACCCTGCTGCACCGCGTGGGCCAGGGCGTCGAGTCGGTCACCGTGTTCGGCTTCCGCTCCGACCTCGCGCGCGTCGAGTTGCTGTTCACCAGTCTGCTGCTGCAGGCGAGCACCCAGCTGAACCGGGTGCGCCCCGAACAAGGCGTGTTCCGCGAGTCGCTGGCCGCCTACCGCCGCACCTGGCTGCACGGCTTCGCCCGCGCAGTGCACGACCGCCTGCAGCAAGCCGAGGCGAAGGCCGTCCGCACCCACCGCCCGACCGCCCCGGGACAGCCGTCAGCTGAACTGGTGGTCCGCGACCGCACCGCGGTAGTACAGCAAGCCTTCGACCGCGAGTACGGCGACCTCCGCACCGCAACCCCTCGCCGCCTTTCCGGCTCTGGCTATCGAGAAGGCCACCGCGCGGGCACCAAGGCGACCCTGGACCCCTCCGCCCTGTCCCGCCACCGCTCAGCCCTCCCGGTCCGCTGA
- a CDS encoding TMEM175 family protein encodes MARLTTRGQRRRAVRYFIDEDDRRHVRERLIFFSDAVVAIAMTLLGIDLSLPHGETNAEVWHSFVDLLPKEYLVFLIGFAVIALFWMNHHQLFRRIHVVDPTLRRLNMLWLFLIAVAPFATRLDSVDGGFVLGPVFYAVVIAALALVLTAMSGHASRHGLVRPGTPDRVMRSFVVGGYTAAGVFLISIPVSFVSTSWGRYVWLLMVVASYVTDRFTERRAHPAG; translated from the coding sequence GTGGCGAGACTTACCACTCGTGGCCAACGAAGACGGGCAGTCCGGTACTTTATCGACGAAGACGACCGGCGGCATGTTCGGGAACGTCTGATCTTCTTCTCCGACGCGGTGGTCGCTATCGCGATGACGCTGCTCGGTATCGACCTGTCCCTGCCGCACGGGGAGACCAATGCCGAGGTGTGGCACTCCTTTGTGGACTTGTTGCCGAAGGAGTACCTGGTCTTCCTGATAGGGTTCGCGGTCATCGCGCTGTTCTGGATGAACCACCATCAGCTGTTCCGTCGGATCCACGTGGTCGATCCGACGTTGCGGCGGTTGAACATGCTGTGGTTGTTCCTCATCGCGGTGGCGCCGTTCGCGACCCGGCTGGACAGTGTGGACGGCGGTTTCGTGCTGGGCCCGGTGTTCTATGCGGTCGTGATCGCCGCTCTCGCCCTGGTGCTGACCGCGATGTCCGGGCACGCCTCCCGGCACGGCCTGGTCCGCCCGGGCACCCCGGATCGGGTGATGCGGAGCTTCGTCGTCGGCGGCTATACCGCGGCCGGGGTGTTCCTGATCTCGATCCCGGTCAGCTTTGTGAGTACGTCCTGGGGGCGGTATGTCTGGCTGCTGATGGTGGTCGCCTCGTATGTGACGGACCGGTTCACCGAGCGCCGGGCGCATCCGGCCGGCTGA
- a CDS encoding GNAT family N-acetyltransferase, whose amino-acid sequence MPPLRVEDLRTSPQLRLPALALGAVGGSFLRHDPVGELAASARLAKWWPEFFLVLLREGVPVARAAAVPVAFPTAERPELPDHGWDGALLWAAEDTLDGRPPTALVALEVYVAEAARGLGVAAAALGELKNRARRASLSRFVVPVRPTGKTAQPFEPMADYLARRDQHGRAADPWLRRHEQLGAWPVKIAPFAMTVTATLAQWEQWTGIRLGDGCTAVPGGIAPVLAAPGQDLGVYVEPNVWFEHPLSARPEPVSRPDAPGAR is encoded by the coding sequence ATGCCGCCGCTTCGGGTCGAAGATCTCCGCACCAGTCCGCAGCTTCGGCTGCCGGCGCTCGCGCTGGGGGCGGTCGGTGGGAGTTTCCTCCGGCACGACCCGGTCGGCGAGCTGGCTGCCTCCGCCCGGCTGGCGAAGTGGTGGCCGGAGTTCTTTCTCGTGTTGCTGCGCGAAGGCGTACCGGTCGCCCGGGCCGCTGCGGTTCCGGTCGCGTTCCCCACCGCGGAGCGTCCCGAGCTGCCCGACCACGGCTGGGACGGCGCGCTCCTGTGGGCCGCGGAGGACACCCTGGACGGCCGGCCGCCGACCGCGCTCGTCGCGCTGGAGGTCTACGTCGCCGAGGCGGCACGCGGGCTCGGGGTTGCCGCCGCGGCGCTCGGGGAGCTGAAGAACCGGGCGCGCCGGGCGAGCTTGTCCCGGTTCGTGGTGCCGGTGCGGCCCACCGGCAAAACCGCCCAGCCGTTCGAACCCATGGCGGATTACCTGGCCCGCCGCGACCAGCACGGCCGGGCCGCGGATCCGTGGCTGCGCAGGCACGAACAGCTCGGCGCCTGGCCGGTGAAGATCGCGCCGTTCGCGATGACCGTCACCGCAACGCTCGCCCAGTGGGAGCAGTGGACCGGCATCCGGCTCGGGGACGGGTGCACGGCTGTTCCCGGCGGGATCGCGCCCGTGCTGGCGGCGCCAGGCCAGGACCTCGGCGTCTACGTCGAGCCGAACGTCTGGTTCGAACATCCGCTGTCGGCCCGGCCGGAGCCGGTCAGCCGGCCGGATGCGCCCGGCGCTCGGTGA
- a CDS encoding TetR/AcrR family transcriptional regulator, producing MEKAQVGRPRAFDAEAALEKAMVVFWAEGYEGASLTDLTEAMGISRKSMYAAFGNKEQLFRKALQRYTEGPASYGAEALQAPTARAVAMAFLTGAVRANTRPGRPAGCLGVQGGLAAGESGRVARDTLVEWRAMGQAQLRERFRRAVEEGDLPAGADPELIARYLMTLAHGLAVQAASGAACEDLQRVADAALRNWPPS from the coding sequence GTGGAGAAGGCGCAGGTGGGCAGGCCGCGGGCGTTCGACGCCGAGGCGGCGCTCGAGAAGGCGATGGTGGTCTTCTGGGCGGAGGGGTACGAGGGAGCCAGTCTCACCGACCTGACCGAGGCCATGGGCATCTCCCGCAAGAGCATGTACGCGGCCTTCGGCAACAAGGAGCAGCTCTTCCGGAAGGCGTTGCAGCGCTACACCGAAGGTCCGGCCAGTTACGGCGCCGAGGCCTTGCAGGCGCCCACTGCCCGTGCGGTGGCGATGGCGTTTCTCACCGGCGCGGTCCGCGCCAATACTCGGCCCGGCCGTCCCGCCGGCTGCTTGGGCGTGCAGGGCGGGCTGGCCGCCGGCGAGTCCGGTCGGGTCGCGCGCGACACTCTGGTCGAGTGGCGTGCCATGGGGCAGGCGCAGCTGCGCGAGCGGTTCCGGCGCGCCGTCGAGGAGGGCGACCTGCCCGCCGGCGCCGATCCGGAGCTGATCGCGCGCTATCTCATGACCCTCGCACATGGGCTTGCCGTGCAGGCCGCGAGTGGTGCCGCGTGCGAGGACCTCCAGCGAGTGGCCGACGCCGCGCTGCGGAACTGGCCGCCGTCCTGA